The following are from one region of the Anaerohalosphaeraceae bacterium genome:
- a CDS encoding PEP-CTERM sorting domain-containing protein, producing MKKSFLFLLVLLLGTLGQATVILHDTFADGSRLETNLPYESALYASSPADVTVSVGSVRQAMSTASRRLHTYFADQGSPLGLNVGDKLVATIEFAPCGALYSSTSRNFRFGLFYDPTSPQHRADNIGDSGVSNSWQDATGYAVQFSLSSGTASTIQVGKRTDFTVTSLLGTSGAYQWGTGTGGASNLVLDRVYTMTFVLDYQAADLMQVDFTFMDDYGFSTSASLTDNGLGGKPIYTNFDFLLFRFSAASGTADIIDIRSIKIEYIPEPATLALLGIGGLLAFRRKR from the coding sequence ATGAAGAAATCATTTCTTTTTCTGCTGGTGCTGCTTTTAGGTACTCTCGGCCAGGCCACTGTCATTCTCCACGATACCTTTGCGGACGGCAGCCGTCTGGAAACGAATCTGCCGTATGAGTCGGCGCTGTATGCCTCGTCCCCTGCCGATGTGACGGTCAGCGTGGGGTCGGTTCGTCAGGCGATGAGCACTGCGAGCCGACGGCTGCATACGTATTTTGCTGATCAGGGCAGTCCGCTGGGGCTGAATGTCGGCGACAAACTGGTGGCCACCATCGAGTTTGCACCTTGCGGTGCTCTGTACAGCTCCACGAGCCGCAATTTCCGTTTCGGGCTGTTTTATGACCCGACCAGCCCCCAGCATCGGGCTGACAATATCGGGGATTCCGGCGTCAGCAATTCCTGGCAGGATGCGACGGGCTATGCGGTCCAGTTTTCGCTGAGCTCGGGAACAGCCAGCACGATTCAGGTGGGTAAGCGGACAGACTTTACAGTCACCAGTCTTTTGGGGACAAGCGGGGCCTATCAGTGGGGAACGGGCACAGGGGGAGCGAGCAACCTCGTTTTGGACCGGGTTTATACGATGACGTTTGTTCTGGATTACCAGGCCGCCGACCTGATGCAGGTTGATTTTACGTTTATGGATGATTACGGCTTCTCCACTTCGGCCTCTCTGACGGATAACGGTCTGGGCGGCAAGCCGATTTACACGAATTTTGATTTCCTTCTGTTCCGGTTCTCTGCGGCTTCCGGAACAGCCGACATCATTGATATCCGAAGCATCAAGATTGAGTATATCCCGGAACCGGCAACGCTGGCTCTGCTGGGAATCGGCGGGCTGCTGGCGTTCCGCAGGAAACGCTAA
- a CDS encoding DNRLRE domain-containing protein, with protein MARTLQFTFLTAVLVLGAVCSAEVLLYDTFADGSRTETNLPTESAVWFSHPTNLTVSSGSLAVNQQAIGNTSSKMWTYFAPNGSPVSLGVGDKLVAEITFTPRGAMYSTSSKNFRLGLFYDPTDEQLLQDTNSDTGGGRWVDSRGYAVMFTLSPDSTAGTIQVGKRTNVTGTDGLLSSAGTYTWNTGSGQAANLSLNTQYTMKLLLERTAEAEMKVTFTFLQGSTEIASSTLTDNGLGSLPIYTLFDQLFIRLSTYTGTADIVDYNSIKIEKIPAAYGGPLVGVERVFTAVESCRTDGGQPDTNVADSSKLSVRRSSPGAKSWIKFNMGQIDKSKLRAASLTVALQEPEAGSNTCDVSAVNDDCLDNIGWTRTTLTWNNAPGNLTTDLALLDPTKTTLVGTLSIVDGLIGQKYSIGVLPVVQADTDGIVQFVLHNSNVLMNFCTHNHATAAYRPVLTVLEKPAGADWPIPYQGQTVQTNLAFLQWTNPDPNRPGGVITCDVYLGTEPNRIQMDKVTLGAGVNTVAVTSANFPRFVPLQERQTYYWIVDVHDSSREGVLEGLVWSFYVNNNEPPIVNAGPDQITWGLPKVISLSGTASDDGRPNPPGQLTVQWTQDSGPAVTISPDNQLNASVSISQAGVYVFRLTANDSEKQTSDTVKVVVGETSCQASHLSTGQPYMAGDFNQDCIVNLEDFAEFLSKNWRVCTNLLTGCY; from the coding sequence ATGGCAAGGACACTTCAGTTTACCTTTCTGACGGCGGTTTTGGTCCTGGGTGCGGTCTGCTCGGCGGAGGTTCTGCTTTATGATACCTTTGCCGACGGAAGCCGTACAGAAACCAACCTGCCGACAGAGTCAGCCGTATGGTTTTCGCATCCGACTAATCTGACGGTCAGCAGCGGCTCTTTGGCCGTCAATCAGCAGGCGATCGGCAACACCAGTTCCAAGATGTGGACGTATTTTGCTCCGAACGGTTCCCCCGTGTCGCTGGGGGTTGGGGACAAGCTTGTCGCCGAAATAACATTTACCCCGCGCGGGGCAATGTACAGCACCAGTTCCAAAAACTTCCGACTGGGACTTTTTTATGACCCGACAGATGAGCAGCTTCTGCAGGATACCAACTCGGATACCGGCGGCGGACGCTGGGTGGACTCTCGGGGTTATGCCGTGATGTTTACGCTCAGTCCGGATTCGACGGCCGGGACAATTCAGGTCGGCAAACGGACCAATGTCACCGGAACGGACGGTCTCCTGAGTTCTGCAGGCACCTATACCTGGAATACCGGTTCCGGTCAGGCGGCCAATTTGAGTCTGAATACGCAATATACAATGAAACTGCTGCTTGAGCGTACGGCAGAAGCGGAAATGAAGGTGACCTTTACATTTCTGCAGGGCAGTACGGAGATAGCTTCGAGTACCTTAACGGATAATGGTTTGGGCAGTCTTCCGATTTATACGTTGTTTGACCAGCTGTTCATTCGTCTGTCCACCTATACGGGGACGGCGGATATTGTGGATTACAACAGCATCAAGATTGAAAAGATTCCGGCGGCTTACGGCGGCCCTTTGGTCGGTGTGGAGCGGGTCTTTACCGCGGTGGAAAGCTGCCGGACGGACGGCGGCCAGCCCGATACCAACGTGGCGGACAGCAGCAAACTGAGTGTGCGGCGTTCGTCTCCCGGTGCCAAATCCTGGATTAAATTCAATATGGGTCAGATTGACAAAAGCAAGCTGCGGGCGGCCTCGCTGACGGTGGCCCTTCAGGAGCCGGAAGCCGGGTCCAATACCTGTGATGTGTCGGCAGTGAATGATGACTGTCTGGATAATATCGGATGGACCCGCACAACGCTGACCTGGAATAACGCCCCGGGAAATCTGACGACGGATTTGGCTCTTTTGGACCCGACAAAGACTACTCTGGTGGGGACTCTTTCCATTGTTGACGGCCTGATTGGACAAAAATACAGCATTGGGGTCTTGCCTGTAGTTCAGGCCGATACAGACGGGATTGTTCAGTTTGTGCTTCACAACAGCAATGTGCTGATGAACTTCTGCACGCACAATCATGCAACCGCTGCTTATCGGCCGGTGCTGACGGTGCTGGAAAAACCGGCCGGGGCAGACTGGCCGATTCCGTATCAGGGCCAGACGGTTCAGACCAATCTGGCCTTTCTGCAGTGGACCAATCCGGACCCGAACCGGCCGGGCGGGGTTATTACCTGCGATGTCTATCTGGGCACGGAGCCCAATCGGATTCAAATGGATAAAGTTACCCTGGGGGCCGGTGTGAATACCGTGGCGGTTACGTCCGCGAATTTCCCGCGGTTTGTGCCGCTGCAGGAGCGGCAGACGTATTACTGGATTGTGGATGTGCATGATTCAAGCCGCGAAGGGGTGCTGGAGGGTCTGGTTTGGTCGTTCTATGTAAACAACAACGAGCCGCCGATTGTGAATGCCGGGCCGGACCAGATTACCTGGGGGCTGCCGAAGGTCATTTCCCTGTCCGGAACCGCCTCGGATGACGGACGTCCCAACCCGCCCGGGCAATTGACCGTTCAGTGGACGCAGGACAGCGGGCCGGCGGTCACCATCAGCCCCGACAATCAGCTGAATGCATCCGTCTCGATTTCGCAAGCCGGCGTGTATGTGTTCCGACTGACGGCCAATGACAGCGAGAAGCAGACTTCTGATACGGTGAAAGTGGTGGTTGGCGAAACCAGCTGCCAGGCCTCCCATCTGTCCACAGGACAGCCGTATATGGCCGGTGATTTCAATCAGGACTGCATCGTGAACCTGGAGGATTTTGCGGAGTTTCTCAGCAAGAACTGGCGGGTCTGCACAAACCTGCTGACCGGGTGTTATTAA
- a CDS encoding homocysteine S-methyltransferase family protein → MFQRLKDGVFFLDGAMGTQLFARGVHQGQCVERLNVEQPQIVAEVHRSYLEAGCDAVLTNTFGGNSLSLRRHRVDARTEQLNEAGARLARREAGPDRYVLGDIGPCGDFLEPIGTLKTEELKAAFVRQVRGLLDGGVDGFLIETMTALEEIEVAIEAVRSVCSDLPILVSLAFDPAKESFRTMMGVSPPQAVGRLAGQGIAAVGFNCGTLDMDSYVRLAKEYAAALSGKDILLLAEPNAGKPRLEGQRAVYDLAPEEFARGLERIYQAGAVILGGCCGTTPEHLAAAVRHIRR, encoded by the coding sequence TTGTTCCAGCGGCTGAAGGACGGCGTGTTTTTTCTGGACGGGGCGATGGGCACCCAGCTGTTTGCCCGCGGCGTTCATCAGGGTCAGTGTGTCGAGCGGCTGAATGTCGAGCAGCCGCAGATTGTGGCGGAGGTTCACCGGTCGTATCTGGAGGCGGGCTGTGATGCCGTGCTGACCAATACCTTCGGAGGCAATTCGCTTTCGCTGCGGCGGCACAGGGTCGATGCCCGGACGGAACAGCTGAATGAGGCGGGGGCCCGGCTGGCACGCCGGGAGGCCGGGCCGGACCGATATGTGCTCGGCGACATCGGCCCGTGCGGAGATTTTCTGGAGCCCATCGGAACGCTCAAGACGGAAGAGCTGAAGGCCGCTTTTGTCCGGCAGGTGCGGGGGCTTCTGGACGGCGGCGTGGACGGCTTTCTGATTGAAACGATGACGGCCCTGGAGGAGATTGAGGTTGCGATTGAGGCCGTTCGGTCGGTCTGTTCGGATTTGCCGATTTTGGTTTCGCTGGCGTTTGACCCGGCCAAAGAGAGTTTTCGGACGATGATGGGGGTTTCGCCGCCGCAGGCCGTCGGTCGGCTGGCGGGGCAGGGGATTGCGGCAGTCGGCTTTAACTGCGGCACACTCGATATGGATTCCTATGTTCGACTGGCAAAGGAGTATGCCGCGGCATTGTCGGGCAAGGATATTCTTCTGCTGGCCGAACCGAATGCCGGTAAACCCCGTCTGGAAGGCCAGCGGGCGGTCTATGACCTTGCACCGGAGGAGTTTGCCCGCGGCCTGGAGCGGATTTATCAGGCCGGGGCGGTGATTTTAGGCGGCTGCTGCGGGACAACGCCGGAACATCTGGCCGCGGCCGTCAGGCACATCCGCCGCTGA
- a CDS encoding 3-deoxy-D-manno-octulosonic acid transferase — translation MRYLIDLAYILALLGYSPKIVYRMLKEKRYRSGWDQRLGKIWRRLPERPCLWIHAVSVGEVNAARTLIDELLRQMPDYEIVLTSTTDTGLQRARSLYEKTLTVSYFPFDFSWIMKRAFERIRPRAILLMELEVWPNLTALAFEQKIPVIVVNGRLSDKSFPRYLKIRPFVRRTFSRLAMVLAQTEEYARRFMELGCPPERVRITSSLKYDTARTEPDAPAVQKLAEQLHLGKEPLWVVGGTGPGEEQIALEIFSRLKKEPSFESLRMAVIPRKPERFEEVAELIRRSGFPWVRYSRLKEQNAAAEGKPDIILGDTMGDLNNFYALASVVFVGRTLVPLGGSDMMESAALGKCTLFGPHTFNFKQTVQELLAGQGAIEVADKEQLFEMTRKCLLDRDFARRIAENGQNIILRSKGATQKTLQALREVLSGGCA, via the coding sequence ATGAGATACCTGATTGATTTGGCTTACATTCTTGCACTGCTCGGATACAGTCCGAAGATTGTCTATCGGATGCTGAAGGAAAAGCGCTACCGATCCGGCTGGGACCAGCGTCTCGGAAAGATTTGGCGGCGGCTTCCGGAGCGTCCCTGCCTTTGGATACACGCCGTCAGTGTAGGAGAGGTCAATGCCGCCCGCACCCTCATCGATGAACTTCTTCGGCAAATGCCCGACTACGAAATCGTCCTGACCTCCACCACCGACACCGGTCTTCAGCGGGCCCGCTCGCTGTACGAGAAAACCCTGACGGTCTCCTATTTTCCGTTCGATTTTTCCTGGATTATGAAACGGGCCTTCGAACGAATCCGGCCCCGCGCCATCCTGCTGATGGAGCTGGAGGTCTGGCCGAATTTAACCGCGCTGGCATTTGAGCAGAAGATTCCGGTGATTGTGGTCAACGGACGGCTCAGCGACAAAAGTTTCCCCCGCTATCTGAAAATTCGTCCCTTTGTCCGGCGCACCTTCAGCCGGCTTGCCATGGTGCTGGCCCAAACGGAGGAATATGCCCGCCGCTTTATGGAATTGGGCTGCCCGCCCGAACGCGTCCGCATCACCAGCTCCCTCAAATATGACACCGCACGAACAGAACCCGACGCGCCGGCCGTGCAGAAACTTGCCGAGCAGCTTCATCTGGGCAAGGAACCGCTGTGGGTCGTCGGGGGGACCGGGCCGGGCGAAGAGCAAATCGCCCTCGAAATCTTCAGCCGGCTCAAAAAAGAACCCTCTTTTGAATCCCTCCGAATGGCCGTCATCCCGCGCAAACCCGAACGATTTGAAGAGGTCGCCGAGCTGATTCGCCGCTCCGGCTTTCCGTGGGTGCGGTACAGCCGCCTCAAAGAACAAAATGCCGCTGCGGAGGGAAAACCGGACATCATTCTCGGCGATACCATGGGCGACCTCAACAACTTCTATGCCCTCGCTTCTGTGGTCTTCGTAGGACGTACGCTGGTGCCGCTGGGCGGCTCGGATATGATGGAATCAGCCGCACTGGGCAAATGCACACTCTTCGGCCCGCATACCTTCAATTTCAAGCAGACTGTACAGGAACTGCTGGCCGGACAAGGCGCCATCGAAGTCGCCGATAAAGAACAGCTCTTTGAGATGACTCGGAAGTGCCTTCTGGACAGAGATTTTGCACGCCGAATTGCCGAAAACGGACAAAACATCATCCTGCGCAGCAAAGGGGCCACGCAGAAAACGCTGCAGGCCCTTCGGGAAGTGCTCAGCGGCGGATGTGCCTGA
- a CDS encoding helicase C-terminal domain-containing protein produces the protein MIAHAPQEGLEAHQLLGPNGWVARCSTDYEYRPQQIAMASKVIEALRQKYILVAEAGTGVGKSFAYLAAALDQAFRKNGRVLISTYTIHLQEQLMEKDIPFLQQAVPQPFTACLAKGRNHYLCLRRLRYAQNRRQTLFEDRGSELSILTEWAQNTQDGSLSDLKAQPSTPLWQTVRSEHGICRGRKCPSFRECFYWRARRKLETADIIIANHALLFSDLVLRQSGAGILPPYRYVILDEAHNLEHMAEEHFGIELSPSSVRYLLDTLCHPRSHKGLLDSGSSHQKARRLVDECRRQADLFFAQVQAWYEQTAEETGGRCTPEFVSDNLTEPLRQLRLELNRLVKEEENEDQRLEFQRIIDRCQETEQELKIFLSQSQEGFVYWVEEETGPRKNVVLRSAPLDVGPYVKACLFDVFDSVVLTSATLSSGQTEDGFGFFTRRIGLEKFQSLQVGSPFDYSRQVRLYLEANMPDPNSEAFQEKAVRAIQKYLLKTEGRAFILFTSYTMLRQMADCLAGWLAEQKMTALVQGEGQDRAALLAQFKTLPRCVLFGTDSFWQGVDVPGEQLSNVIIVRLPFAVPGHPLIQGRIEKIRAQGGNPFYDYQVPMAVLKFKQGFGRLIRRKTDQGIVAVLDSRILQKMYGKQFLQALPECPITIEE, from the coding sequence ATGATTGCCCATGCTCCTCAGGAAGGTTTGGAGGCGCATCAGCTGCTGGGACCAAACGGCTGGGTGGCCCGCTGCAGTACCGATTATGAATATCGCCCCCAGCAGATTGCCATGGCCTCCAAAGTCATCGAAGCACTTCGCCAGAAATACATCCTTGTGGCGGAGGCCGGTACAGGTGTCGGCAAAAGTTTTGCCTATCTGGCCGCTGCTCTTGACCAGGCCTTTCGGAAAAACGGACGGGTGCTCATCAGCACGTACACCATCCACCTTCAGGAGCAGCTGATGGAAAAAGACATCCCCTTCCTTCAGCAGGCCGTCCCGCAGCCCTTTACGGCCTGTCTGGCCAAAGGCCGAAACCACTACCTGTGCCTGCGGCGGCTCCGCTATGCCCAAAACCGCCGGCAAACCCTCTTTGAAGACCGCGGCAGCGAATTATCCATCCTGACCGAATGGGCGCAGAACACCCAGGACGGTTCTCTCAGTGATTTGAAAGCCCAGCCCTCCACGCCGCTCTGGCAGACCGTCCGGAGCGAACACGGCATCTGCCGGGGCCGCAAGTGTCCTTCTTTTCGGGAATGCTTTTACTGGCGGGCCAGACGAAAACTGGAAACCGCCGACATCATCATCGCCAACCACGCCCTCCTGTTCAGCGATTTGGTTCTCCGACAAAGCGGCGCCGGCATTCTGCCCCCCTATCGTTATGTCATTCTCGACGAAGCCCACAATCTCGAACATATGGCAGAGGAACATTTCGGAATCGAATTGAGTCCTTCTTCCGTCCGATATCTGCTGGATACGCTCTGTCATCCTCGCTCCCATAAGGGCCTGCTGGACAGCGGCTCCTCGCATCAAAAGGCCCGCAGGCTCGTCGATGAGTGCCGCCGTCAGGCAGACCTGTTCTTTGCGCAGGTTCAGGCCTGGTATGAGCAGACCGCTGAAGAAACCGGCGGTCGATGCACCCCCGAATTCGTCAGCGACAACCTCACCGAACCGCTGCGTCAGCTTCGCCTTGAGCTGAACCGGCTGGTCAAAGAAGAAGAAAATGAAGACCAGCGGCTGGAGTTTCAGCGGATTATCGACCGCTGCCAGGAGACCGAACAGGAGCTGAAAATCTTTCTGTCCCAATCCCAGGAAGGATTTGTGTATTGGGTGGAGGAAGAAACCGGTCCCCGCAAAAACGTGGTCCTTCGCAGCGCTCCTCTGGATGTTGGACCGTATGTCAAAGCGTGTCTCTTCGACGTGTTTGACTCCGTTGTGCTCACCAGCGCCACCCTCAGCAGCGGACAAACCGAAGACGGTTTTGGCTTCTTCACCCGCCGAATCGGACTGGAAAAATTTCAGTCTCTTCAGGTCGGCTCTCCGTTCGATTACAGCCGTCAGGTACGTCTGTATCTGGAAGCCAACATGCCCGACCCCAACAGCGAGGCCTTTCAGGAAAAAGCCGTCCGGGCCATCCAAAAATACCTCCTGAAAACCGAAGGCCGTGCCTTTATTCTCTTTACCAGCTATACCATGCTCCGGCAGATGGCCGACTGCCTGGCCGGCTGGCTGGCTGAACAAAAAATGACCGCCCTGGTTCAGGGCGAAGGACAAGACCGGGCCGCCCTGCTGGCCCAGTTCAAAACCCTCCCCCGCTGTGTCCTCTTTGGGACAGACAGTTTCTGGCAGGGTGTCGATGTTCCGGGTGAACAGTTGTCCAATGTGATTATCGTCCGGCTGCCGTTTGCCGTTCCCGGACACCCCCTCATCCAGGGTCGAATTGAGAAAATCCGGGCCCAGGGCGGCAATCCATTTTACGACTATCAGGTTCCCATGGCTGTCCTGAAGTTCAAACAAGGATTCGGACGCCTGATTCGCCGCAAAACCGATCAGGGTATCGTCGCCGTATTAGACAGCCGAATCCTTCAAAAAATGTATGGGAAACAATTCCTCCAGGCCCTTCCGGAATGCCCCATAACTATTGAAGAGTAA
- a CDS encoding NAD(+)/NADH kinase, producing MNPLSLILFGDARKALAKEALERFVAFAQGRARILANCMERPCSLDVLKQADYAVVFGGDGTLLSAARQLCQSKIPVIGVNVGKLGFLAEFSIEELLEQFDRIASGQVVIEERMVLQCSLYRRGQPIFSSTAVNDVVITAGAPFRMIEFQVTIEGQPLAGCIGDGVIVSTPTGSTAYNLSAGGPILAANLSAIVLTPICPHSLSFRPIVIPADRRIEIALLRVNQQSSLLLDGQLQSQLELEDRIQVRKHDGRFLVVNNPLRTQWDTLAFKLHWAGKPRYTSVGPNEPAKDGKSTSE from the coding sequence ATGAATCCCTTGTCTCTGATTCTGTTCGGCGACGCACGAAAGGCCCTGGCCAAAGAGGCCCTCGAACGTTTTGTCGCCTTTGCACAGGGCCGTGCCCGAATTTTGGCCAACTGTATGGAACGTCCCTGCTCCCTCGATGTGCTCAAACAGGCCGATTATGCCGTCGTCTTCGGCGGCGACGGAACCCTTCTGTCCGCCGCTCGGCAGCTGTGCCAGTCCAAAATTCCGGTCATCGGCGTCAACGTCGGAAAACTCGGCTTTCTGGCCGAATTCAGCATCGAAGAGCTGCTCGAACAGTTTGACCGCATCGCCTCCGGTCAGGTCGTCATTGAAGAACGAATGGTTCTGCAGTGCTCCCTGTACCGCAGAGGACAGCCGATTTTTTCCTCCACCGCCGTCAATGATGTCGTAATCACCGCCGGGGCCCCGTTTCGAATGATTGAGTTTCAGGTCACCATCGAAGGACAGCCCCTGGCCGGATGCATCGGCGACGGAGTCATTGTCTCCACGCCGACCGGTTCTACGGCCTACAATCTGTCCGCCGGCGGCCCGATTCTGGCCGCCAATCTGTCGGCCATCGTGCTGACCCCCATTTGTCCCCACTCGCTCAGTTTTCGTCCGATTGTCATCCCGGCGGACCGCCGAATCGAAATCGCCCTGCTCCGTGTCAATCAGCAATCCTCCCTGCTCCTCGACGGACAGCTTCAAAGCCAGCTGGAGCTGGAGGACCGGATTCAAGTGCGAAAACATGACGGGCGGTTCCTCGTCGTCAACAATCCGCTGCGAACCCAATGGGATACACTGGCGTTCAAACTTCACTGGGCCGGCAAACCCCGCTATACGTCCGTCGGCCCCAATGAACCGGCAAAAGACGGCAAAAGTACATCTGAATAG
- the dxs gene encoding 1-deoxy-D-xylulose-5-phosphate synthase, with amino-acid sequence MSSNEGSSKQNASILERIRQPADLRTLSVGELEQLAAEIRQLITEAVSRCGGHLASNLGVVELTIALHYVFDFSKDRLLWDVGHQCYAHKILTGRKDRLFQLRQENGLSGFPSPQESPADVFSVGHAGTSIATALGMALGAQHNKTDEKIVAFVGDASIVNGLSFEALNNLGLVKRQLLIVLNDNSMAIDTTQGSLASLLSRVRLSHTYEDIRQTTAMILNHLPVIGKPMEEALQNLKKTIRMAITPSRLFESLNIHYFGPVDGHDIGSLIQIFKGLAELDRPAILHVFTKKGKGFTPADKNPRRFHSTGPFALNGESVSPSPQGRTFTDAFSDAILEAARNNPRIIAITAAMSDGTGLSEFRRQFPDRYYDVGIAESAAVDIAAGLAKQGFQPVVCIYSTFLQRSFDQIFQEVSLQNLPVVFCIDRAGAVGDDGPTHHGLWDIGYLRMLPNLILVSPANEKEMRQALFYALQQNQPVAIRYPRDLLPAWESGAEPFRTGQSVWIRRADSELVLVALGPLTAEALEAAEELAREGLEVSVINARFAKPIDPALVELFAQGKTVIVLEDHSRAGGFGEALLAQAAQQAPNDSQNRTWESIGKAVLLAAPDRYIPIAKRRTQLEWMGLTADQISKTIRKVYSKGSDIRCKQEALRSLKE; translated from the coding sequence ATGAGTTCCAACGAAGGTTCATCGAAACAGAATGCATCCATCTTAGAGCGTATCCGCCAGCCGGCAGACCTGCGGACCTTATCTGTCGGTGAACTGGAACAGCTGGCCGCCGAAATCCGTCAGCTTATCACCGAAGCCGTCAGCCGCTGCGGGGGGCATCTGGCCAGCAATCTGGGCGTCGTGGAGCTGACCATCGCTCTCCACTATGTCTTCGACTTTTCCAAAGACCGGCTGCTCTGGGACGTCGGTCACCAATGCTATGCCCACAAAATCCTCACCGGACGCAAAGACCGTCTGTTCCAGCTTCGTCAGGAAAACGGGTTGAGCGGGTTTCCCTCTCCTCAGGAAAGTCCGGCGGATGTGTTCAGCGTCGGCCATGCCGGCACCTCCATTGCCACCGCACTCGGGATGGCCCTCGGGGCCCAGCACAATAAAACCGATGAAAAAATCGTGGCCTTTGTCGGGGATGCCAGCATCGTCAACGGCCTGTCTTTCGAGGCTCTGAACAACCTCGGACTGGTCAAGCGGCAGCTGCTGATTGTCCTGAATGACAATTCCATGGCCATTGACACCACGCAGGGTTCGCTGGCTTCTCTGCTTTCACGGGTGCGGCTCAGCCACACCTACGAAGACATCCGCCAGACGACTGCGATGATCTTAAACCACCTGCCGGTCATCGGCAAACCGATGGAAGAGGCCCTTCAGAATCTGAAAAAGACCATCCGAATGGCCATCACCCCAAGCCGGTTGTTTGAAAGCCTGAACATCCACTATTTCGGCCCGGTGGACGGTCACGATATCGGCTCGCTGATTCAGATTTTCAAGGGGCTCGCTGAACTGGACCGCCCGGCCATTCTTCACGTGTTCACCAAAAAAGGCAAGGGCTTTACCCCGGCAGACAAAAACCCCAGACGCTTCCACAGCACCGGGCCGTTTGCTCTGAACGGCGAATCTGTTTCGCCCAGCCCGCAGGGACGGACGTTCACCGATGCGTTCAGCGATGCCATCCTCGAAGCCGCCCGAAACAATCCTCGGATTATCGCTATTACGGCGGCCATGTCCGACGGCACCGGCCTGTCCGAATTCCGCCGGCAGTTTCCGGACCGCTACTACGACGTCGGCATCGCCGAAAGCGCGGCGGTGGATATCGCCGCCGGCCTGGCCAAACAGGGTTTTCAGCCGGTCGTGTGCATCTATTCCACATTCCTCCAGAGGAGTTTCGACCAGATTTTCCAGGAGGTCTCCCTCCAGAATTTGCCGGTGGTTTTCTGCATCGACCGGGCCGGGGCTGTCGGCGATGACGGGCCCACCCATCACGGTCTGTGGGATATCGGCTATCTGCGGATGCTGCCGAATCTGATTCTCGTTTCTCCCGCCAACGAAAAAGAAATGCGTCAAGCTCTCTTTTATGCGCTCCAACAGAACCAGCCCGTCGCCATTCGCTACCCCAGAGACCTCCTGCCCGCCTGGGAAAGCGGCGCTGAACCCTTCCGGACCGGCCAGAGCGTCTGGATACGCAGGGCCGATTCCGAGCTGGTCCTTGTCGCATTAGGCCCTCTGACAGCCGAAGCCCTCGAAGCCGCTGAGGAACTGGCCCGGGAAGGCCTCGAAGTGTCCGTCATCAATGCACGCTTTGCCAAACCGATTGACCCGGCTCTTGTGGAACTCTTTGCACAGGGCAAAACCGTCATTGTGCTCGAAGACCACAGCCGGGCGGGAGGATTCGGCGAGGCCCTGCTGGCTCAAGCCGCTCAACAAGCTCCGAACGACAGCCAAAACCGAACATGGGAATCCATCGGCAAAGCCGTTCTACTGGCTGCACCGGACCGATATATCCCGATTGCCAAACGGCGAACCCAGCTGGAATGGATGGGGCTGACGGCGGACCAAATCAGTAAAACCATTCGAAAAGTGTACAGCAAAGGCTCTGACATCCGATGCAAACAGGAGGCATTACGGAGTCTGAAAGAATGA